The proteins below come from a single Lasioglossum baleicum chromosome 20, iyLasBale1, whole genome shotgun sequence genomic window:
- the Mrps22 gene encoding mitochondrial ribosomal protein S22 — MMFTRTNLILETLYKRPAVICRSCSSVAKETEKREPEKYFFSFHVQDILKKLTRAETAKVFRSRRDGTPLRNPVFKFMTTEQLKEMEKKNERKMNLRLQMPPVVKVADESFNVVSKDPELEGLSTVKHVFTDISFGVSNKERLIVVRELDGTLRHAFTNERSRMNQVYFPTVGKELDTPRMFSDPHLASLLEREEYEFILDRACIQFEPNDPEYHRITKIVYEDVNSKRKYEPLRSTRHFGPLAFHLAWERKIDNLLIDVIHGERLDEAAALIKLYHIFYPTAVSAPSAPYEDEITVVRNYAKLDSTNRKDIDHALLVYEKLQAQKQEIESTILKAHGKTGVEVDNPDTPPQS, encoded by the exons ATGATGTTCACACGGACGAATTTGATTTTGGAAACGTTGTACAAAAGGCCTGCGGTAATATGTCGCTCTTGTTCGTCGGTTGCCAAAGAAACAG AGAAACGGGAACCTGAGAAATACTTTTTCAGCTTTCACGTTCAGGACATATTGAAGAAACTAACACGCGCGGAGACTGCTAAAGTGTTTCGATCGCGTAGGGATGGAACGCCTTTGAGAAATCCAGTTTTCAAGTTCATGACCACGGAACAATTAAAAGAAATGGagaagaaaaatgaaagaaagatGAACCTGCGATTGCAGATGCCACCTGTGGTGAAGGTGGCCGATGAGTCTTTCAATGTTGTGTCGAAGGACCCTGAGTTGGAGGGCTTGTCCACGGTGAAGCATGTGTTCACCGATATCAGTTTCGGAGTTAGCAATAAGGAGAGGCTGATAGTTGTCAGGGAACTTGACGGTACGTTACGACACGCATTTACAAATGAGAGAAGTAGGATGAACCAGGTATATTTTCCTACGGTTGGCAAGGAGTTGGACACACCGAGGATGTTCTCCGACCCGCATTTAGCA AGTTTACTGGAGAGGGAGGAGTACGAATTCATTTTGGACCGTGCCTGCATACAATTTGAGCCGAACGATCCAGAATATCATAGAATCACGAAGATAGTTTACGAAGATGTGAATTCGAAGAGGAAATACGAACCCTTGAGATCCACCAGGCACTTCGGTCCCTTAGCGTTCCATCTAGCTTGGGAGAGGAAGATCGACAACTTGCTGATCGATGTAATTCACGGCGAGAGGCTAGATGAAGCTGCAGCTCTGATAAAGCTCTATCATATCTTCTATCCGACAGCTGTATCGGCCCCATCAGCTCCGTACGAGGACGAAATAACGGTTGTAAGAAACTACGCTAAACTAGATTCCACGAATAGGAAAGACATCGATCACGCGCTGCTAGTTTACGAGAAGCTGCAGGCGCAGAAACAGGAAATAGAAAGTACCATATTGAAAGCGCACGGGAAAACAGGCGTCGAAGTAGATAACCCGGATACACCGCCGCAAAGTTAA
- the LOC143218721 gene encoding nuclear RNA export factor 1, with product MQRTNLPYATMQLDSSIAIKISMGGSMFQERTLMGRSDVWHSIRILKGTQYNKETVLKAILNAIEPAELVPVRYQAVGEDTYFLARNCAHALDKLCKTNLIIKNPEGDPLILIVTLGFASIHELKINLQPLLLAALAKKYDPSRKSLDLEQFHKDPELSKAIYCPLTQQRTFTHVMKLTKTAIATVERLNLQKNELFNIIPMEASGLTSIKNLDLRHNNLYSMEVLSPLKNMPIAKLWLDGNPLCENYSKSKQYIESAKKYCPNLIQLDGVYISTTNMPHIYANYVRNEGRKELVAKFINHFFNLYDQCDRAVLRGLYHKNAFYSMSSGIPGAVAHKRNLTQFTACRNLTKAGDLNKKRQHLYYGQDNILGGLKRLPRCCHDRSSFTCDLFYDDGICFAISVSGLFKTMNNKPQVLSFNRTFVLLAGDDNEYNILNDQYFIELTVKEIPASSIEAKMSYDEFVPTCFSSSEKMELFNKFAEITMLNDEWCRTYIEEAKWDLKKAIGNFVKDYKSSAIPGEAFMR from the coding sequence atgcaaCGAACAAATTTACCATACGCGACCATGCAGCTGGACTCGTCCATAGCGATTAAGATCAGCATGGGTGGGTCCATGTTCCAAGAGAGAACGTTAATGGGCAGATCCGATGTCTGGCACAGCATTAGAATCCTCAAGGGTACGCAGTACAATAAGGAGACTGTGCTGAAAGCAATTTTGAACGCCATAGAGCCAGCGGAGTTGGTCCCTGTCAGGTATCAGGCAGTCGGGGAGGACACGTACTTCTTGGCAAGGAACTGCGCACACGCCCTGGACAAACTATGCAAGACCAACTTGATAATCAAGAACCCTGAAGGGGATCCCTTGATCCTGATAGTCACTTTGGGATTCGCGTCCATCCATGAGCTGAAAATCAACCTGCAACCCCTGCTGCTGGCTGCTCTGGCCAAGAAATACGATCCTAGCAGAAAGAGTCTAGACTTAGAACAGTTCCACAAGGATCCTGAATTGTCGAAGGCGATCTACTGTCCCCTGACCCAGCAGAGAACCTTCACCCACGTGATGAAACTGACAAAAACCGCGATCGCGACCGTGGAGCGGCTGAATCTCCAAAAGAACGAACTGTTCAATATAATTCCCATGGAAGCCTCTGGCCTGACCTCCATAAAGAATCTGGATCTGAGGCACAACAATTTATATAGCATGGAGGTCCTGTCTCCCTTGAAAAATATGCCTATAGCCAAGCTATGGCTCGATGGGAATCCTCTATGCGAGAACTACTCGAAGTCCAAGCAATACATAGAGTCCGCCAAGAAGTATTGCCCTAATTTGATCCAACTAGACGGCGTTTATATAAGTACAACCAACATGCCGCATATTTATGCTAACTACGTGAGAAACGAGGGTAGGAAAGAGCTGGTCGCTAAGTTTATTAATCATTTCTTCAATTTGTACGATCAGTGCGATAGAGCGGTTCTTAGAGGTCTTTATCATAAGAACGCGTTCTACTCGATGAGCTCTGGTATCCCCGGAGCTGTGGCTCATAAGAGGAATCTGACGCAGTTCACTGCTTGTAGAAACTTGACGAAGGCTGGAGACCTTAATAAAAAGAGACAACACCTGTACTACGGCCAGGATAATATTTTAGGCGGCCTGAAGAGGTTGCCCAGGTGCTGTCACGATAGAAGTTCGTTTACTTGTGATCTGTTCTACGACGACGGCATATGCTTCGCCATTTCGGTCAGCGGTTTATTTAAAACCATGAACAACAAACCGCAGGTCCTCTCGTTCAACAGGACCTTCGTCCTGTTAGCTGGCGACGACAATGAATATAATATACTGAATGATCAGTATTTTATCGAGCTGACTGTAAAGGAAATCCCTGCATCCAGCATCGAGGCCAAAATGTCGTACGACGAATTTGTACCAACATGCTTCAGCTCCTCTGAGAAGATGGAACTGTTTAACAAATTCGCCGAGATTACAATGTTGAACGACGAATGGTGCAGGACCTATATTGAGGAGGCCAAGTGGGACCTGAAGAAGGCCATCGGAAATTTCGTGAAGGACTACAAGAGCTCCGCCATTCCCGGCGAAGCGTTTATGAGATAG